The proteins below come from a single Rhodothermales bacterium genomic window:
- a CDS encoding sensor histidine kinase: MEGLEPGEVVEVAGFFQMEHHRAEMNEAVFRRVGRQTPPVPKLVSLEQAFVREPRAMYAFPEDYDDLLVALTGRLVSVDNKPGTPLRLNLECEGILVPAEFTTQQDSAFLAALRPGSELLVSGICSLTYSLSRPVNDWPVPVAMKLLLRGPDDVRVVVAASWWTPERLTAALGITALVLLLAIAWVALLRRRVALRSAQLSEEMRAGRDAAVEFETTLRERNRLAADLHDTTEQSLTGLAFQLEATLALHHKAPERSRQHMTIARQLLDRSREDLRRSIWNLRAVPLEQHTLAEALREVAADRSAGQTVRILVDVRGEESPLPDIVSGNLLLLAQEGITNALKHAHPSQIELSLKFSPADVELSIRDDGRGFDPAQANGPKDGHFGLQGMRERIKRLGGKLEIRSSPDQGTTIIASVSPS; encoded by the coding sequence ATGGAGGGGCTGGAGCCCGGCGAGGTGGTTGAAGTGGCGGGCTTTTTTCAGATGGAGCACCACCGGGCGGAGATGAACGAGGCGGTTTTTCGTCGCGTCGGTCGCCAGACGCCACCGGTGCCAAAACTTGTTTCGCTGGAGCAGGCCTTTGTCCGGGAGCCGCGAGCGATGTACGCGTTTCCGGAGGACTACGATGATTTGCTGGTCGCCCTGACCGGGCGTCTCGTCAGCGTGGACAACAAGCCGGGCACCCCTTTGCGGTTGAATCTGGAATGTGAGGGAATTCTCGTTCCGGCCGAGTTCACCACCCAACAGGACAGCGCTTTTCTCGCCGCGTTGAGACCCGGCAGCGAACTGCTCGTGAGCGGCATTTGTTCGCTGACCTACAGTCTTTCGCGGCCGGTCAATGACTGGCCGGTGCCGGTGGCGATGAAACTCCTCCTGCGCGGGCCCGACGATGTGCGGGTGGTGGTCGCGGCGTCCTGGTGGACGCCGGAGCGGCTGACCGCAGCGCTCGGGATCACCGCTCTGGTGCTGCTCCTGGCCATCGCCTGGGTCGCGCTTTTGCGCCGTCGCGTGGCGTTGCGCAGCGCTCAACTCAGCGAGGAAATGCGGGCCGGTCGTGACGCCGCCGTCGAGTTTGAAACGACTCTCCGGGAGCGCAACCGCCTGGCGGCCGACCTGCACGACACGACCGAACAATCGCTGACCGGCCTGGCCTTTCAGCTGGAAGCCACCCTGGCGCTGCATCACAAGGCGCCCGAACGCAGCCGGCAGCACATGACCATCGCCCGACAGTTGCTCGATCGGAGCCGGGAGGACTTGCGGCGCAGCATCTGGAACCTCCGGGCCGTGCCGCTGGAGCAACATACGCTGGCGGAAGCGCTGCGGGAGGTTGCGGCCGATCGCAGCGCGGGGCAGACCGTCCGCATTCTGGTCGACGTTCGGGGCGAGGAGAGCCCGCTGCCCGACATCGTATCGGGCAATCTGTTGCTCCTCGCCCAGGAGGGCATCACCAACGCCCTGAAGCACGCGCACCCGAGCCAGATCGAGCTCAGCCTGAAGTTTTCGCCCGCCGACGTGGAGCTAAGCATCCGGGACGACGGCCGGGGCTTCGATCCGGCGCAGGCCAACGGACCAAAGGACGGCCATTTCGGACTGCAGGGGATGCGGGAACGCATCAAGCGACTCGGAGGAAAATTAGAAATCAGGAGTTCGCCGGATCAAGGGACGACCATCATTGCGTCGGTGTCGCCGTCGTAA
- a CDS encoding response regulator transcription factor, translating to MAPVPAIRILLVDDHSVVRMGLAAVLTLEEDLTVVAEAEDGAQALEKFQASHPDVVLMDIRMPGVGGLEALRLLRASWPKARVLMLTTSELDEDIHRAMDAGAAGYLQKNVTREELVRAIHQVHTGGRYMPEATERRLRQLAGRKQLSHREIEVLDGMRRGLSNRDIAVALTISEHTVKTHVKAVLQKLESADRAEAVARGFEQGLLRVGEG from the coding sequence ATGGCCCCTGTCCCCGCGATCCGGATCCTCCTCGTCGACGATCACTCCGTGGTGCGCATGGGGCTCGCCGCCGTCCTGACGCTGGAGGAGGACCTCACGGTCGTGGCCGAAGCGGAAGACGGCGCACAGGCCCTCGAAAAATTTCAGGCCTCGCATCCCGATGTTGTGTTGATGGACATCCGGATGCCGGGAGTCGGCGGGCTTGAGGCGCTTCGGCTCCTCCGCGCGTCGTGGCCCAAAGCCCGGGTGTTGATGCTCACCACCTCCGAGTTGGATGAAGACATCCATCGCGCCATGGATGCCGGCGCCGCCGGGTACCTGCAGAAAAACGTGACCCGCGAGGAACTGGTGCGCGCGATCCACCAGGTGCACACCGGCGGCCGCTACATGCCTGAGGCAACCGAGCGCCGACTGCGCCAGCTGGCGGGCCGGAAGCAGCTTTCCCATCGGGAAATCGAAGTGCTGGACGGCATGCGCCGCGGACTTTCCAACCGCGATATCGCCGTCGCCCTCACCATCAGTGAACATACGGTGAAGACCCACGTGAAGGCGGTCCTGCAAAAACTCGAGTCCGCTGACCGGGCCGAAGCCGTGGCGCGCGGCTTCGAACAGGGGCTCCTGCGGGTGGGCGAAGGCTGA